In Pseudofrankia saprophytica, one genomic interval encodes:
- a CDS encoding Dyp-type peroxidase: MRATLQLDDIQRGVLSPRPTPYAATYLLFRVDDRAHGRELIRRVSTAVTSAADPVSPLGNTWVSVALTCPGLRALGVPEPALATFAWEFRQGMAARATALGDVGESGPEHWETPLGTSAVHVVLLAVAPDAAQLQTAIDRVRPAYDRLSGVRAIWRQDCYTLPTETEHFGYRDGVSQPAVEGSGIAGSNTLQVPLKAGEFVLGYPDELGGVQAPQPAELGRNGSYVAIRKLHQRVGAFRRYLRDNAVNPEDEELLAAKIMGRWRSGAPLALSPHHDDPALGADPERRNAFLYERDDPGGFITPGGCHIRRANPRDASVAGEPRLHRMIRRGAVYGPPLPSGVLDDDGADRGLMFTFVGAHLGRQFEFVQSEWMNDGVFFGAGGATDPITGSHEGPVGFTIPRRPLRRRLSGLPRFVVTRGGEYCFLPGLNALRWLGDLKD; encoded by the coding sequence ATGCGCGCCACGTTGCAGCTCGACGACATTCAGCGTGGGGTCCTTAGCCCCCGCCCGACCCCCTACGCGGCGACCTATCTCCTGTTCCGAGTGGATGACCGGGCACACGGGCGGGAGCTGATACGGCGCGTGAGCACGGCGGTGACCTCCGCCGCCGATCCGGTCAGCCCCCTGGGGAACACGTGGGTCAGCGTCGCGCTCACCTGCCCCGGACTGCGAGCACTCGGCGTTCCGGAGCCCGCCCTGGCCACGTTCGCCTGGGAGTTCCGTCAGGGCATGGCCGCCAGAGCCACAGCGCTCGGAGACGTCGGCGAGAGCGGCCCCGAGCACTGGGAGACGCCGCTGGGCACGTCCGCTGTCCACGTCGTGCTCCTCGCGGTCGCGCCGGACGCCGCCCAGTTGCAGACGGCCATCGACCGGGTCCGGCCCGCCTACGACCGCCTGTCAGGCGTGAGGGCGATCTGGCGGCAGGACTGCTACACCCTGCCCACCGAGACCGAGCATTTCGGCTATCGCGACGGTGTCAGCCAACCCGCGGTCGAGGGCAGTGGCATCGCCGGGTCCAACACGTTGCAGGTGCCGTTGAAGGCCGGCGAGTTCGTGCTCGGCTACCCCGACGAGCTTGGCGGCGTGCAGGCACCACAGCCAGCCGAGCTCGGACGCAACGGCAGCTACGTCGCCATCCGCAAACTCCACCAACGGGTCGGCGCGTTCCGGCGCTACCTGCGGGACAACGCCGTCAACCCCGAAGACGAGGAGCTACTGGCCGCCAAGATCATGGGCCGATGGCGCAGCGGCGCACCGCTCGCGCTCAGTCCCCATCACGACGATCCCGCCCTCGGGGCCGACCCAGAACGGCGCAACGCGTTCCTCTACGAACGCGATGATCCCGGCGGATTCATCACCCCTGGCGGCTGCCACATCCGCCGGGCCAACCCCCGGGACGCCTCGGTAGCAGGCGAGCCACGACTACACCGCATGATCAGACGGGGCGCTGTCTACGGCCCGCCGCTACCTTCAGGAGTCCTGGACGACGACGGGGCCGACCGCGGCCTGATGTTCACGTTCGTCGGCGCGCACCTCGGGCGGCAGTTCGAGTTCGTCCAGTCCGAATGGATGAACGACGGCGTCTTCTTCGGCGCCGGCGGCGCCACGGACCCCATCACCGGAAGCCACGAAGGCCCCGTCGGGTTCACCATCCCCCGACGGCCACTGCGCCGGCGACTGTCCGGGCTGCCACGGTTCGTCGTCACGCGCGGCGGCGAGTACTGCTTCCTGCCAGGCCTGAACGCACTGCGCTGGCTGGGCGACCTGAAGGACTGA
- a CDS encoding ArsR/SmtB family transcription factor translates to MATTSPPAASPVLAPRTETAPFPFAGALSGCCAPLAREPLSAADAEQLATVLKAIAVPARLRLLSMIYARDGGEACVCELTEPLGLTQPTVSHHLKVLVDAGLITRDKRGVWAYYRPVPGAMAALAAMLGG, encoded by the coding sequence ATGGCGACGACATCCCCACCGGCCGCGAGCCCGGTCCTCGCCCCACGGACCGAGACGGCGCCCTTCCCCTTCGCCGGGGCGCTCTCGGGCTGCTGCGCGCCCCTTGCCCGCGAACCGCTCTCGGCCGCGGACGCCGAGCAGCTCGCCACCGTGCTCAAGGCGATCGCCGTACCCGCCCGGCTGCGCCTGCTGTCGATGATCTACGCGCGTGACGGCGGCGAGGCCTGCGTCTGCGAACTCACCGAACCCCTCGGGCTCACCCAGCCCACCGTCAGCCACCACCTGAAAGTCCTCGTCGACGCCGGCCTGATCACCCGCGACAAGCGCGGCGTCTGGGCCTACTACCGCCCCGTACCCGGCGCCATGGCGGCACTCGCCGCGATGCTGGGCGGATGA
- a CDS encoding MFS transporter has product MAGHHSQQWIRRRPVRAAAGSSRGRLAGRARRTTLNPSPGSPSKIDARAVVLPLALAQFICSYAASSLNVAITAIAKDLDTTVIGVQTTITLFTLTMAALMIPGSKLSDIWGRRTCFITGLAVYGIGALLASLSPGLGLMIVGNSILEGVGSALMIPPVYILVTVIFTEVRTRAKYFGIVSGAGALGAAAGPLIGGLITSLLGWRALFLTQALAVALIIFLARNLPDQPRQVPRPPFDLGGAVLSAAGLSFLVLGILQTNTYGWFVSRKDFSVAGTVLISQGGMSPVWLSIGVGAAVLVCFFRYLRARERKGKEPLLHRRLLHDRTANLGLGVQLIQWLTMQGTFFVVSVFLQQAWKYDAIRTGLMLTPASVGILASSAAAERLARRHSQRTLIRQGFIVTTAGMALFLALVRTTSGTFSLVPGLLLTGLGVGVMLTAAVNLVQSSFPDSDQSDISGLSRSVSNLGSSLGTALAGSILVAATHPGGRPFALSLTTLLVVTVIGLVLALFIPSRADS; this is encoded by the coding sequence ATGGCTGGTCACCATTCCCAGCAATGGATCCGCCGGCGTCCCGTGCGGGCAGCGGCCGGCAGCTCACGAGGTCGACTGGCCGGACGCGCAAGGAGGACCACCCTGAATCCGTCTCCGGGCAGCCCGTCAAAGATCGACGCCCGCGCGGTCGTCCTCCCGCTGGCGCTCGCGCAGTTCATCTGCAGCTATGCGGCATCGAGCCTCAACGTGGCCATCACCGCCATCGCGAAGGACCTCGACACCACCGTGATCGGCGTGCAGACAACGATCACCCTGTTCACACTCACCATGGCCGCGCTGATGATCCCCGGCAGCAAACTGTCGGATATCTGGGGGCGACGGACCTGCTTCATCACCGGCCTGGCCGTCTACGGCATCGGCGCACTGCTGGCATCACTCTCACCAGGCCTCGGACTAATGATCGTTGGAAACTCCATCCTGGAGGGCGTCGGCTCCGCGCTCATGATCCCGCCGGTGTACATCCTCGTCACCGTGATCTTCACCGAGGTCAGAACACGAGCGAAATACTTCGGCATCGTCAGCGGCGCGGGTGCCCTGGGTGCCGCCGCCGGACCCCTGATCGGTGGGCTGATCACGAGCCTGCTCGGATGGCGCGCGCTGTTCCTGACCCAGGCCCTGGCAGTTGCATTGATCATCTTCTTGGCGCGCAACCTCCCCGACCAGCCGCGCCAGGTACCTCGGCCTCCGTTCGACCTGGGCGGCGCGGTGCTGTCCGCGGCCGGCCTGTCCTTCCTGGTCCTGGGAATCCTGCAGACGAACACCTATGGCTGGTTCGTCTCCCGCAAGGACTTCTCGGTCGCGGGCACGGTCCTGATTTCCCAAGGCGGGATGTCGCCGGTCTGGCTGTCCATCGGCGTCGGCGCGGCCGTCCTCGTCTGCTTCTTCCGCTACCTGCGCGCCCGAGAGCGAAAAGGCAAGGAGCCACTGCTGCACCGTAGACTCCTCCATGACCGCACGGCCAACCTCGGCCTGGGCGTTCAACTCATCCAGTGGCTCACCATGCAGGGCACCTTCTTCGTCGTCAGCGTCTTCCTTCAACAGGCCTGGAAATACGACGCGATCCGAACAGGCCTGATGCTGACCCCCGCCAGCGTGGGAATCCTGGCCTCCTCCGCGGCGGCCGAGAGGCTCGCCAGACGGCACTCGCAACGCACCCTGATCAGGCAGGGCTTCATCGTCACCACGGCCGGCATGGCCCTGTTCCTAGCCCTGGTCCGGACGACCTCAGGGACCTTCAGCCTCGTCCCAGGGCTCCTCCTGACCGGCTTGGGCGTCGGCGTCATGCTCACCGCCGCGGTCAACCTCGTTCAGTCGAGCTTCCCGGACAGCGACCAGAGCGATATCTCCGGACTGTCCCGAAGCGTCTCCAATCTCGGGTCATCATTGGGAACGGCCCTGGCCGGCTCGATCCTGGTCGCCGCCACCCACCCGGGCGGCCGACCATTCGCTCTATCGCTTACTACGCTGCTGGTTGTCACCGTGATCGGCCTCGTCCTCGCGCTCTTCATCCCAAGCCGCGCAGATAGCTAG
- a CDS encoding glycoside hydrolase family 15 protein, with translation MNSYPPIADHGMIGDLQTAALVSSEGSVDWWCTPRFDSPSIFASLLDKDRGGYCQLAADLPGESGLTIRQLYLSDTAVLVTRFMAPSGVGEVADFMEPLDTTMPTDRHRLLRVARVVRGSLPFVFTCRPRFDYGRAPHTLTQIDRGSAVFRGPNADLRIQATAPVTFQADSNDISAHFTLAAGDVAAIVLTSDAPDSPAPLPLSLDDIRDDLESCRGFWINWLRSCTYRGRWKNAVNRSAITLKLLTYAPTGAPIAAATAGLPEQIGGERNWDYRYTWIRDASLSVRSLIDLGFTQEAHAFRRWLRDRLTDGATASGEPLQIMYRIDGDPRLTEETLDHFEGYRGSAPVRIGNAAADQIQLDIYGEAADALALAGDIGGIRGWQAFATMLDRLTETWDRPDEGIWETRGGQQDFTYSRLMTWVAFDRGIRLATQYSRPADIPRWTQVRDAIFNQIVERGWSPKREAFVQHYNTDVLDASLLLMPRVGFLSPRDPAWLSTLDAMGQELVSDSLVYRYDPEASPDGLRGSEGTFNLCSFLYVEALARSGRLVQARYAFDKMLTYANHVGLFAEEIGPSGEQLGNFPQAFTHLALVAAAMALDDELDAEENAAA, from the coding sequence GTGAACAGCTATCCGCCGATCGCCGACCACGGGATGATCGGAGATCTTCAAACCGCGGCGCTGGTCTCCTCTGAAGGATCGGTCGACTGGTGGTGCACACCGCGATTCGATTCTCCCAGCATCTTCGCTTCGCTTCTCGACAAGGATCGCGGTGGCTACTGCCAGCTCGCCGCTGACCTTCCGGGCGAAAGCGGGCTGACGATCCGTCAGCTATACCTGTCGGACACCGCTGTGCTGGTCACTCGATTCATGGCTCCCAGCGGCGTCGGAGAGGTCGCCGACTTCATGGAACCGCTGGACACCACCATGCCGACGGACCGGCATCGCCTGCTGCGAGTCGCGCGGGTGGTGCGAGGAAGTCTTCCCTTCGTGTTCACCTGCCGTCCCCGGTTCGACTACGGGCGTGCGCCGCACACCCTCACACAGATCGATCGCGGATCCGCGGTCTTCCGGGGCCCCAACGCCGATCTGCGCATTCAGGCCACCGCGCCCGTCACGTTCCAGGCTGACTCCAACGATATCTCCGCCCATTTCACCCTCGCGGCTGGTGACGTGGCCGCCATCGTCCTGACCAGCGATGCGCCGGACAGCCCTGCGCCGCTGCCGCTGTCACTGGACGACATCCGGGACGACCTGGAGTCCTGCCGTGGCTTCTGGATCAACTGGCTGCGCTCCTGCACCTACCGGGGCCGCTGGAAGAACGCGGTCAACCGTTCGGCGATCACCCTCAAGCTGCTCACCTACGCCCCCACGGGGGCACCGATCGCCGCGGCCACCGCCGGGCTGCCAGAGCAGATCGGCGGTGAACGCAACTGGGACTACCGATACACCTGGATCCGAGACGCGTCCCTCTCGGTCAGATCTCTGATCGACCTTGGGTTCACCCAGGAGGCTCATGCCTTCCGTCGATGGCTGCGTGACCGGCTCACCGACGGGGCCACCGCCTCCGGTGAACCGCTGCAGATCATGTACCGGATCGATGGCGACCCCCGGTTGACCGAGGAGACCCTTGATCACTTCGAGGGCTACCGGGGATCCGCACCGGTTCGGATCGGCAACGCCGCCGCCGACCAGATCCAACTCGACATCTACGGAGAAGCCGCCGACGCGCTCGCGCTTGCCGGCGATATCGGAGGCATTCGCGGCTGGCAGGCCTTCGCCACCATGCTCGACCGGCTCACCGAGACCTGGGACCGGCCCGACGAGGGAATCTGGGAGACCCGCGGCGGTCAGCAGGACTTCACCTACAGCCGCCTCATGACCTGGGTCGCCTTCGACCGTGGCATTCGCCTGGCGACCCAGTACTCGCGCCCCGCGGACATCCCCCGCTGGACACAGGTCCGCGACGCGATCTTCAACCAGATCGTAGAACGTGGCTGGAGCCCGAAGCGAGAAGCATTCGTCCAGCACTACAACACCGACGTTCTGGACGCATCGCTCCTGCTCATGCCCCGCGTCGGATTCCTATCCCCACGGGACCCCGCATGGCTGAGCACCCTCGACGCGATGGGGCAGGAACTGGTCAGCGACAGCCTCGTCTACCGCTACGACCCCGAGGCCTCCCCCGACGGGCTACGCGGCTCCGAGGGTACCTTCAACCTCTGCAGCTTCCTGTACGTTGAGGCACTCGCTCGCTCCGGCCGGCTGGTCCAGGCCCGATACGCCTTCGACAAGATGCTGACCTACGCCAACCACGTGGGCCTGTTCGCCGAGGAGATCGGTCCCTCTGGCGAGCAACTCGGCAACTTCCCACAGGCGTTCACGCATCTCGCGCTCGTCGCCGCGGCCATGGCCCTGGATGACGAGCTCGACGCTGAGGAGAACGCCGCGGCGTAG
- a CDS encoding sensor histidine kinase produces MAGSFSTAAWGRSFPGAGPVARVARRTLKESLYLLTGPVSSVAGPLIVLGGLCVGMLGRVIGRAPVAAGVAAPVYWSADLERWRIDRVRAAAPGPERLGRQPRPSGAAAASDLGLWLGLVHAMVLPPVALITAVITALWWLVGVGAATTAVRNWGTAAGKPPPMTLSTGSGPYHVDVSLGLTSPTTRMIFGTVVGLLLILALPLLTRACVAVQAGLGQALLSDASRWHRRIRGLEQERDTARAQTVAALTAEAVALRRLERDIHDGPQQRLVRLAMELGRAQRHLDRRPETVREALADAMIQAEEALEELRALSRGIAPPILVDRGLRTALAELAMRSTVPAQLDAGTLSRRPEAAVETAAYFVVSEALTNVAKHSQAGRCVIGLRHEAELLRIWVTDDGAGGAAFDKGHGLRGLRDRVQAVGGQLRLTSPCGGPTTITAELPCR; encoded by the coding sequence ATGGCCGGCTCGTTCTCCACCGCGGCTTGGGGCCGGTCCTTCCCGGGTGCCGGTCCCGTTGCCCGGGTAGCGCGTCGCACGCTGAAGGAGTCGCTGTACCTGCTGACGGGTCCGGTCAGCTCGGTCGCGGGCCCGCTGATCGTGCTCGGCGGTCTGTGCGTGGGAATGCTGGGTCGGGTTATCGGAAGGGCACCGGTCGCGGCCGGTGTCGCGGCGCCGGTGTACTGGTCCGCCGATCTGGAGCGGTGGCGGATCGACCGGGTCCGCGCGGCGGCACCCGGCCCGGAGCGGCTCGGGCGCCAGCCGAGGCCGAGCGGCGCCGCCGCCGCGTCGGACCTGGGGTTGTGGCTCGGCCTGGTGCACGCGATGGTCCTGCCGCCCGTCGCCCTGATCACCGCCGTGATCACGGCGCTGTGGTGGCTCGTCGGCGTCGGCGCCGCGACGACCGCGGTGCGCAACTGGGGCACGGCCGCTGGGAAGCCGCCGCCGATGACGCTGAGTACGGGCAGCGGTCCGTACCACGTCGACGTGAGCCTGGGCCTGACCTCGCCGACCACGCGGATGATCTTTGGGACCGTGGTCGGGCTGCTGCTGATACTGGCCTTGCCGCTGCTGACCAGGGCGTGCGTGGCCGTGCAGGCCGGTCTCGGGCAGGCGCTGCTCTCGGACGCCTCCCGGTGGCACCGCAGGATCCGCGGGCTGGAGCAGGAGCGCGACACCGCCCGGGCGCAGACCGTCGCCGCGCTGACCGCCGAGGCGGTGGCGCTGCGCCGGCTCGAGCGCGACATCCACGACGGCCCGCAGCAACGCCTGGTCCGGCTGGCGATGGAGCTGGGCCGTGCGCAGCGCCATCTCGACCGCAGGCCCGAGACCGTGCGGGAAGCACTCGCCGACGCCATGATCCAGGCCGAGGAGGCGTTGGAGGAGCTGCGGGCCCTGTCGAGGGGCATCGCCCCGCCGATCCTCGTCGATCGCGGCCTGCGGACGGCGCTCGCCGAGCTGGCCATGCGCTCGACGGTTCCCGCCCAGCTCGACGCGGGAACCTTGAGCCGACGGCCGGAGGCAGCCGTCGAGACGGCCGCGTACTTCGTCGTCTCCGAGGCACTGACCAACGTGGCCAAGCACAGTCAGGCCGGCCGGTGCGTGATCGGGCTCCGTCATGAAGCGGAGCTGCTGCGGATCTGGGTGACCGACGACGGGGCTGGCGGCGCCGCGTTCGACAAGGGCCACGGGCTTCGCGGCCTGCGGGACCGGGTGCAGGCGGTCGGCGGCCAGCTCCGCCTCACCAGCCCGTGCGGCGGCCCGACGACGATCACCGCGGAACTACCGTGCCGCTGA
- a CDS encoding bile acid:sodium symporter family protein: MDTLRLLFNAITVIFIAATMFSAGLGATLPALRAVVSDVPLLLLALLANMVVVPLLGWGIGELLGLTAAPFIALVLVASSPGGPFGAKLAMIQGGDVAAGAATQVLLATAGSLTFAPTVTIILTTADVGTDVSLDVGTLVRTVALLQLVPFTVGLLLRRYATSTARSWHPTGTVISNVTFLIVLVGMVVGNWHDIVALLGSRTLLAGFILAAAAFAVGTLLATGMPTRRTSLGGVTAVRNAGPALAAIGLAFDNEPSVLGALAAVLLSGLAAALPIAAVLRGQRRAILATADPHGGDAHGPRT; encoded by the coding sequence ATGGACACCCTGCGTCTGCTGTTCAACGCCATCACGGTGATCTTCATCGCGGCCACCATGTTCTCCGCCGGTCTCGGGGCCACCCTCCCGGCCCTGCGGGCCGTCGTGAGCGACGTACCGCTACTGCTGCTGGCGCTGCTGGCCAACATGGTGGTCGTCCCGCTGCTCGGCTGGGGCATCGGCGAGCTGCTCGGCCTAACCGCCGCGCCGTTCATCGCGCTCGTTCTGGTCGCCTCGTCTCCGGGCGGACCGTTCGGGGCGAAACTGGCCATGATCCAAGGAGGCGACGTCGCCGCGGGCGCTGCGACGCAGGTGTTGCTCGCCACTGCCGGTAGCCTCACCTTCGCGCCAACCGTCACCATCATCCTCACCACCGCCGACGTCGGCACCGACGTCTCCCTCGACGTCGGGACGCTGGTGCGGACCGTGGCTCTCCTGCAGCTCGTCCCATTCACCGTCGGCCTGCTCCTTCGCCGCTATGCCACCTCCACCGCCCGGTCGTGGCACCCGACCGGGACCGTGATCTCGAACGTGACCTTCCTGATCGTGCTGGTAGGCATGGTGGTGGGCAACTGGCATGACATCGTCGCGCTGCTCGGCTCGCGCACCCTGCTCGCCGGGTTCATCCTCGCGGCTGCCGCGTTCGCCGTAGGCACGCTGCTGGCCACGGGCATGCCCACACGGCGCACCTCCCTGGGAGGGGTCACCGCGGTGCGCAACGCGGGGCCCGCCCTGGCAGCGATCGGCCTCGCGTTCGACAACGAACCCTCCGTCCTGGGCGCGCTGGCCGCCGTCCTGCTCAGCGGCCTGGCGGCGGCTCTGCCGATCGCCGCCGTACTGCGCGGTCAACGACGCGCCATCCTGGCCACCGCCGACCCGCATGGCGGCGACGCGCACGGACCCCGGACGTAG
- a CDS encoding ArsI/CadI family heavy metal resistance metalloenzyme has translation MARVQLALNVSDVEAAVEFYGKLFGTRPAKRRPGYANFAIDTPPLKLVLIENPDVRGTGVAGALNHLGVEVESTDEVSAAAARLAGVGLTTAVEENTACCYALQDKVWVDDPDGAPWEVYTVLADVAEMARPAATPSVAERADGPGSACDCGPVCAPPATAEKPAATPTAVEAEASPSVAAGTRTLLAVEPAPSGSCC, from the coding sequence ATGGCGAGGGTGCAACTGGCGTTGAACGTCTCGGACGTCGAGGCGGCGGTGGAGTTCTACGGGAAGCTGTTCGGCACCCGGCCGGCGAAGCGCCGGCCGGGATACGCGAACTTCGCGATCGACACGCCGCCGCTGAAGCTGGTCCTGATCGAGAACCCGGACGTGCGCGGTACCGGGGTCGCCGGGGCGCTCAACCACCTGGGTGTCGAGGTCGAGAGCACCGACGAGGTGTCCGCGGCCGCCGCCCGGCTGGCCGGGGTGGGGCTGACGACCGCGGTGGAGGAGAACACGGCCTGTTGCTACGCGCTGCAGGACAAGGTGTGGGTCGACGACCCGGACGGCGCGCCGTGGGAGGTCTACACCGTGCTGGCCGACGTGGCCGAGATGGCACGTCCAGCCGCGACGCCGTCGGTGGCCGAGCGCGCCGACGGGCCGGGCTCCGCCTGCGACTGCGGCCCTGTCTGCGCTCCCCCCGCGACGGCCGAGAAGCCAGCCGCGACCCCGACGGCGGTCGAGGCGGAAGCATCGCCGTCGGTAGCGGCCGGCACGCGCACGCTGCTGGCGGTCGAGCCGGCTCCGTCCGGCTCGTGCTGCTGA
- a CDS encoding class I SAM-dependent methyltransferase: MTQRTHWDDVYGRAVVTEVSWYQHEPASSLALVEATGVGPRDAVIDVGAGASVLVDRLLDAGHTDVTVLDVAADALAVTRSRLGPRAADVHWLTVDLLEWRPQRRYQLWHDRAVFHFLTDPADRDRYRAVLRQALAPGGHAIIGTFAADGPTACSGLPTARYSTDELAAQFPDLHVVRTSREQHHTPNGRTQPFTWLTLADHTDGDGSADHPATATHS, from the coding sequence ATGACACAGCGCACGCACTGGGACGACGTCTACGGTCGGGCAGTGGTGACCGAGGTCAGCTGGTACCAGCACGAACCCGCCAGCTCCCTGGCCCTGGTCGAGGCCACGGGCGTCGGCCCGCGTGATGCGGTCATCGATGTCGGTGCCGGGGCGTCCGTGCTCGTCGACCGGCTGCTGGATGCCGGCCATACGGACGTGACCGTGCTCGACGTCGCCGCCGACGCGCTCGCTGTGACCCGGTCCCGTCTCGGGCCGCGGGCCGCCGACGTGCACTGGCTCACCGTCGACCTGCTGGAATGGCGGCCACAACGGCGCTACCAACTCTGGCACGACCGCGCCGTGTTCCACTTCCTCACCGACCCCGCCGACCGCGACCGCTACCGCGCCGTCCTGCGCCAGGCGCTCGCACCCGGCGGCCACGCCATCATCGGAACGTTCGCGGCCGACGGCCCGACAGCCTGCTCCGGGCTACCCACCGCCCGCTACAGCACCGACGAACTCGCCGCCCAGTTTCCCGACCTGCACGTCGTGCGAACCAGCCGCGAACAACACCACACACCGAACGGCCGGACACAGCCGTTCACCTGGCTCACGCTGGCCGATCACACCGACGGCGACGGCAGCGCGGACCACCCAGCCACCGCAACCCACTCCTGA
- a CDS encoding class II glutamine amidotransferase, whose amino-acid sequence MCRWIGYRGDPIAPRVLLYEPERSLIAQSVKHAPELLEPNGDGTGLGWYDRRKTPAVFRSDSPAWGDENLRELADEVCSPLFLAHVRAGTGTPVQKTNCHPFRYREWLFVHNGYVAGFESIRRELLMAVRPDLFSNIKGSTDSEVIFHLALTFGLEKDPLGGLERMAGFVESVGAAAGIAEPLQMTVGLTDGETLFAARYASGPVVNTLYMSEDVDAIRMLYPEHERLRRVPDHARAVLSEPLSELPGVWHEIPPSTALVVTDMPHDITFHPQPPG is encoded by the coding sequence ATGTGCAGATGGATAGGATACAGGGGCGACCCGATCGCCCCACGCGTCCTGTTGTATGAGCCGGAACGGTCGCTGATCGCCCAAAGCGTCAAACATGCGCCGGAATTGCTCGAACCGAACGGCGACGGGACCGGTCTCGGCTGGTATGACAGACGAAAGACGCCGGCTGTCTTCCGCAGCGACTCACCCGCCTGGGGGGACGAGAACCTCCGGGAGCTGGCCGACGAGGTCTGTTCGCCGCTGTTCCTCGCACACGTCCGGGCGGGCACCGGAACGCCCGTTCAGAAGACGAACTGCCATCCCTTCCGCTACCGTGAGTGGTTATTCGTACACAACGGCTACGTCGCGGGCTTCGAGTCGATTCGGCGCGAGCTGCTGATGGCAGTCCGCCCCGACCTGTTCAGCAATATCAAGGGCTCCACCGATTCGGAGGTCATTTTCCACCTCGCGCTCACATTCGGGCTGGAGAAGGATCCCCTCGGCGGCCTGGAGCGAATGGCTGGTTTCGTCGAGAGCGTCGGTGCCGCCGCGGGTATCGCTGAGCCTCTACAGATGACAGTCGGCCTGACCGACGGCGAAACGCTGTTCGCGGCCAGATACGCCAGCGGGCCGGTTGTCAACACTCTGTACATGAGCGAGGATGTCGACGCGATCCGGATGCTCTACCCCGAACACGAACGCCTGCGGCGCGTACCAGACCACGCGCGGGCCGTCCTGTCGGAACCCCTGAGCGAGCTACCCGGGGTGTGGCACGAGATACCACCCTCGACGGCGCTTGTCGTCACCGACATGCCGCACGATATCACCTTCCATCCCCAGCCGCCGGGATGA
- a CDS encoding LuxR C-terminal-related transcriptional regulator — protein MRIVVADDAVLLREGLIRLLAEEGHQVVAAVGDAPALIEAVLRHRPDVSVVDVRMPPSHTDEGLRAAIDVRSRLPGSPVLVLSQYVETSYAADLLADGSGGVGYLLKDRVGRVGEFLDALERVAGGATVLDPQVVVRLLDGRRGGRALASLTPRERELLALMAEGHSNTAIAQRLVLSASAVEKHIGNIFAKLGLPPDDAQHRRVLAVLAYLRA, from the coding sequence CTGCGGATCGTCGTGGCCGACGACGCCGTGCTGTTGCGGGAGGGCCTCATCCGGCTGCTCGCCGAGGAGGGCCACCAGGTGGTGGCCGCGGTCGGTGACGCCCCGGCCCTGATCGAGGCGGTGCTGCGACACCGCCCGGACGTCTCGGTCGTCGACGTCCGGATGCCGCCGTCGCACACGGATGAGGGCTTGCGGGCGGCGATCGACGTCCGCTCGCGCCTGCCCGGCTCGCCGGTGCTGGTGCTCAGCCAGTACGTCGAGACCTCCTACGCGGCTGACCTGCTCGCGGACGGCTCGGGCGGGGTCGGCTACCTGCTGAAGGACCGGGTCGGCCGGGTCGGGGAGTTCCTGGACGCGCTGGAGCGGGTCGCCGGCGGCGCGACGGTGCTCGACCCGCAGGTCGTCGTGCGCCTGCTGGACGGGCGGCGCGGCGGCAGGGCGCTGGCGTCGCTGACCCCGCGGGAGCGAGAGCTGCTCGCGCTGATGGCCGAGGGCCATTCGAACACGGCCATCGCCCAGCGGCTGGTGCTGTCCGCCAGCGCCGTCGAGAAGCACATCGGCAACATCTTCGCCAAGCTCGGCCTGCCACCCGACGACGCCCAGCACCGTCGCGTGCTCGCCGTCCTCGCCTATCTCCGCGCCTGA
- a CDS encoding SHOCT domain-containing protein: protein MFATQYLAYDYPVLGAFWTLCWIFLWVIWLVLVVRVVIDIFRDRETSGWAKAGWLLFVLVLPFLGILAYLVVRGQSMADRNARQLQEQRGMVNAYIRDVAGGTNKEVDDLARLSGLKASGDITAAEFERAKEKILR, encoded by the coding sequence GTGTTCGCTACCCAGTACCTTGCCTATGACTATCCGGTGCTAGGCGCCTTCTGGACTCTTTGCTGGATCTTCCTGTGGGTTATCTGGCTGGTTCTCGTCGTCCGCGTCGTTATCGACATATTCCGGGACAGGGAAACGAGCGGATGGGCCAAGGCCGGATGGCTTCTCTTCGTCCTGGTCCTGCCATTCCTCGGCATCCTCGCCTATCTCGTCGTGAGAGGGCAGAGCATGGCCGACCGGAACGCGCGGCAGTTGCAGGAACAGCGCGGGATGGTCAACGCCTACATCCGTGACGTGGCTGGTGGCACCAACAAGGAGGTCGACGACCTGGCCAGGCTGTCCGGGCTCAAGGCCAGCGGTGACATCACCGCGGCGGAGTTCGAGCGCGCGAAGGAGAAGATTCTGCGGTGA